One genomic region from Grus americana isolate bGruAme1 chromosome 15, bGruAme1.mat, whole genome shotgun sequence encodes:
- the LOC129213441 gene encoding putative short-chain dehydrogenase/reductase family 42E member 2, whose protein sequence is MNWVHIRNLVQAHLLAAEALTSEKGYVASGQAYYIHDGENVIFSEWIVPLFEKLGYRKPWIHIPVLLVHIAATVMEYLHLILKPVFSFTPFLTRNEVWNVTVTHTFRIDKARNQLGYKPKKFSFADSVDHYLKTRPPCQEDHTFLKMVFAFGILLCLIILSFF, encoded by the exons ATGAACTGGGTTCACATCAGAAATCTAGTACAAGCTCACTTACTAGCTGCTGAGGCTCTCACCTCTGAGAAGGGTTACGTAGCT agtggtcaggcgtaTTACATACATGATGGTGAAAACGTCATTTTTTCTGAATGGATAGTCCCTTTA TTTGAAAAATTAGGCTACAGGAAGCCCTGGATACATATTCCTGTTCTCCTGGTTCATATAGCAG ccacTGTGATGGAATATCTGCACCTGATACTAAAGCCAGTTTTTAGCTTTACCCCTTTCTTGACAAGGAATGAG GTGTGGAATGTTACTGTAACTCACACTTTCCGAATAGACAAGGCACGAAATCAGCTTGGTTACAAACCAAAGAAATTCTCATTTGCTGATTCTGTGGATCATTATCTTAAAACAAGACCTCCTTGCCAAGAGGATCACACATTCCTTaaaatggtgtttgcttttgGCATTTTGTTATGTTTgatcattctttctttcttctaa